In Mixta intestinalis, the following are encoded in one genomic region:
- a CDS encoding DUF3944 domain-containing protein: protein MATYRHDPDLEFLRHCHRDDLDLLVSVLICDPKDGLARITETLTYDPQYKKHKPNHPRYWDAIAAEVQTFGANSFATLLRWGKGVLYREILTDACDKMKVNYNNKSSVETIEMNLLMKILEKSLEKMTPDQLKTVAEELQTGYSNPTPELLTMAIQAGIKTSGFAAYQMALVVTNGVAKALLGRGLTVAGNAMLTRTMGAFAGPVGWVLSSLWLLIDLAGPAYRVTLPSCIFIAYMRQKHLYSPENTDV, encoded by the coding sequence ATGGCTACCTACCGACACGACCCTGACCTTGAGTTTCTGCGCCACTGCCATCGTGACGATCTGGATTTACTGGTTTCTGTGCTTATCTGCGATCCGAAAGACGGACTGGCACGCATCACGGAAACGCTGACCTATGATCCTCAGTATAAAAAACACAAGCCCAACCACCCGCGCTACTGGGATGCCATTGCCGCCGAGGTTCAGACGTTTGGGGCGAACAGCTTTGCCACGCTGCTCCGGTGGGGGAAAGGGGTGCTGTACCGGGAAATTCTCACCGATGCCTGCGATAAAATGAAGGTGAACTACAACAACAAATCCAGCGTTGAAACCATTGAAATGAATCTGCTGATGAAGATCCTGGAGAAAAGCCTTGAGAAGATGACGCCCGATCAGCTAAAGACCGTGGCGGAAGAATTGCAGACAGGCTACAGCAACCCCACGCCGGAGTTGCTGACCATGGCAATCCAGGCGGGGATAAAAACATCCGGGTTTGCGGCCTATCAGATGGCACTTGTTGTCACAAATGGTGTGGCGAAAGCCCTGTTAGGCAGAGGGCTGACCGTTGCAGGAAATGCCATGCTGACGCGTACCATGGGCGCTTTTGCCGGTCCCGTGGGCTGGGTGCTCAGTTCTCTCTGGCTGCTGATTGATTTAGCCGGTCCCGCATACCGGGTGACGCTACCATCCTGCATTTTTATTGCCTACATGCGCCAGAAGCATCTTTATTCACCTGAGAATACTGACGTTTAG
- a CDS encoding helix-turn-helix transcriptional regulator, producing MTLIKQENEHDRLATRLSIILSRLFQGEKLHIGTLAEEFGVTTRTLRRDFNVRLTYLDIEQSNGVYQLASHYFRRRTERDMKILARLLHLDRILPAMDAKLLSLLLDGEHPSPYRIMLPEPRQKPTLFGDFSRLTLAILNQTQVRIRTDENVSHTVHPYRLLCSHAEWFLAGCTSSGVFVISLSRIRLVEVLPDTTFEIDNTLISLIEQSDFMEALPHMNIIHQIMHYGSKQTNNRN from the coding sequence ATGACGCTGATAAAACAAGAAAACGAACATGACAGACTGGCAACCCGCCTTTCCATCATTCTGAGCCGTTTGTTTCAGGGTGAAAAGCTGCATATCGGGACGCTGGCAGAAGAATTCGGGGTGACGACGCGAACACTGCGACGGGATTTCAACGTCCGCCTCACGTATCTCGATATTGAACAGAGCAACGGCGTATATCAGCTTGCCTCTCATTACTTTCGTCGCCGCACGGAACGGGATATGAAAATACTGGCGAGACTGCTGCATCTCGACCGTATATTACCCGCGATGGATGCCAAACTGCTGAGCCTTCTGCTTGACGGGGAGCACCCTTCCCCCTACAGGATTATGCTACCGGAACCGCGCCAGAAACCCACCCTTTTCGGTGATTTCAGCAGACTGACGCTCGCCATACTTAACCAGACCCAGGTGCGTATCAGAACCGACGAAAACGTCAGCCATACCGTTCATCCCTACCGTCTGCTTTGCAGCCATGCGGAGTGGTTTCTTGCCGGATGTACGTCATCGGGCGTGTTCGTTATTTCCCTGTCCCGAATCAGGCTGGTTGAGGTATTACCGGATACAACGTTTGAGATCGATAACACACTCATTTCGCTGATTGAACAGTCTGACTTTATGGAAGCCTTACCCCACATGAACATTATTCATCAGATAATGCATTACGGGAGTAAACAGACGAATAATCGTAATTAA
- a CDS encoding ImmA/IrrE family metallo-endopeptidase: protein MKPKAEANKLSKILSIFLGEDRFPVDVESLALEYSKETSPSDPIVKIKKSDVDNFEGALIKHPNKSQWMILYKENIRSEGRKRFTIAHELGHYMLHRAEMDEFLCTSIVGEQSLSVRDIENEADTFASYLLMPLDDCRKQTSHQQFSIELLIHCANRYNVSLMAAALKLKEILPKRIVVVAARDGMILWASSNQKAYKSKMYIKTKGVPPISIPEGSLMSSLSTNPVGESKKQPANLWFPDEPKDLHLIEHVFVATEGYDYTLGVLELESE, encoded by the coding sequence ATGAAGCCAAAGGCAGAGGCAAATAAGTTATCAAAGATCCTGAGCATTTTTTTGGGAGAGGATAGGTTTCCTGTTGATGTTGAATCTTTAGCGCTAGAGTATTCTAAAGAAACTTCTCCTAGTGATCCTATAGTGAAAATAAAAAAGAGTGATGTTGATAATTTTGAAGGTGCCTTAATTAAACATCCGAATAAAAGCCAATGGATGATTTTATATAAAGAAAATATTCGTTCAGAAGGTCGTAAAAGATTTACGATTGCACATGAGTTAGGACACTACATGTTGCATCGTGCTGAAATGGATGAATTTTTATGTACATCTATAGTTGGTGAACAATCTCTATCAGTCCGCGATATAGAAAATGAGGCAGATACATTTGCATCATATCTTTTAATGCCTTTGGACGATTGTAGAAAACAAACATCTCATCAGCAATTTAGTATCGAATTACTTATTCACTGCGCCAATAGATATAATGTATCTCTTATGGCTGCAGCGTTGAAATTGAAGGAAATTCTTCCAAAGCGAATTGTAGTTGTCGCAGCTAGGGATGGTATGATTTTATGGGCTTCCTCTAACCAAAAAGCATATAAAAGCAAAATGTATATCAAAACAAAAGGTGTTCCACCTATATCAATTCCAGAGGGTTCATTAATGTCCTCATTATCAACGAATCCTGTTGGTGAAAGTAAAAAACAGCCAGCAAATTTATGGTTTCCTGATGAACCGAAAGATTTACATTTAATTGAACATGTGTTTGTTGCAACTGAAGGATATGACTATACTCTGGGTGTGCTTGAACTTGAAAGTGAATGA
- a CDS encoding helix-turn-helix domain-containing protein codes for MSSTLGNKINARRRELKFSIDKLAELSGTSKSYIWELENRESSNPSAEKIENIAKALGVTPQFLLESKSANPDEDVIDEAFFRKYKGLSDSDKKKVRKLIDVWDDED; via the coding sequence ATGAGTTCTACATTGGGTAATAAAATCAATGCAAGGCGTAGGGAGTTGAAATTTAGTATTGATAAACTTGCTGAATTGTCTGGAACAAGTAAAAGCTATATTTGGGAGTTAGAAAATAGGGAAAGCTCTAACCCTTCGGCTGAAAAGATAGAAAATATAGCAAAAGCATTAGGTGTGACACCTCAATTTTTACTCGAAAGTAAAAGTGCTAATCCTGATGAGGATGTAATAGATGAGGCATTCTTTAGGAAATATAAAGGTCTTTCAGATAGCGATAAGAAAAAAGTGAGGAAGTTAATAGATGTCTGGGATGACGAGGATTGA
- a CDS encoding multiubiquitin domain-containing protein has product MKNKFIKINDKIVEIDDLTPTGAQILLVAGVKDIVEYVLFQKLKNGLLEEIRPEEKTTLDKEGVETFLMFNSDRTYRFTLNGKMFDWGAPSLTGATVKSLAECDFDSNDVWLEMKNEKDKLITDHEHIDLTQPNVERLYTQETSINIIVNAKMRVVNRRVISYWDVVHLAYEHAENKETSIYSVDYAKGPISNPEGSMVDGQYVQLTDGMIFYVTQTDKS; this is encoded by the coding sequence ATGAAAAATAAATTCATAAAAATCAATGACAAAATTGTTGAGATCGATGATCTCACTCCTACAGGGGCTCAAATCCTTCTTGTAGCTGGTGTCAAAGACATTGTTGAGTATGTTCTGTTCCAGAAGCTGAAAAATGGTTTGCTTGAAGAGATTCGTCCTGAAGAAAAAACGACTCTCGATAAAGAGGGGGTTGAAACGTTCCTGATGTTTAACTCCGATCGCACTTATCGTTTTACACTTAATGGCAAAATGTTTGATTGGGGAGCACCAAGCTTAACAGGGGCCACAGTAAAATCTCTCGCAGAGTGTGATTTTGACAGTAATGACGTATGGCTTGAAATGAAAAATGAGAAAGACAAACTCATTACTGACCATGAACATATTGACCTTACTCAGCCAAATGTTGAGCGCCTTTATACCCAGGAAACCAGTATTAACATCATTGTCAATGCAAAAATGCGGGTCGTAAATCGCCGCGTGATTAGCTACTGGGATGTTGTTCATCTGGCATATGAACATGCCGAAAATAAGGAAACATCAATCTATTCTGTAGATTACGCTAAAGGGCCAATTAGCAATCCAGAAGGCTCAATGGTTGATGGTCAATATGTTCAATTAACCGACGGGATGATTTTTTATGTCACTCAAACTGATAAATCTTAA
- a CDS encoding ThiF family adenylyltransferase: MSLKLINLNPCLKRLQDEGYELEIRDGFLMVHSVPYVNANKEVLKGTLITNLVLVAPDVVGKPNTHQMYFNGEHPCHPDGRILTAIQHTTPNQTLGNGIIGNHWFSNKPPSGSYDDYYHQITSYVRVIESQAKAIDENVSAKTFISHYLTNDEDIFTYQDTASARIGTVQLNNLIANQKIAIIGLGGTGSYILDMISKTCVSEIHLYDKDQFQQHNSFRAPGAASIDDLEKKQTKCDYYYQTYSNLRNGVIPHNEMLSETNLHELINYDFIFISIDSATSRKMITDYLYQHKISFIDVGMGLSFTEDKSSIFGTCRSTLYAKDMDDTPLKSLPTISRDDEVYRSNIQLVELNCLNAAFAVIQWKKLFGFYCDDMSSYEMTYSLGLNKIANKVMERVE; the protein is encoded by the coding sequence ATGTCACTCAAACTGATAAATCTTAATCCTTGCCTGAAAAGACTTCAGGATGAGGGCTATGAACTCGAAATTAGAGATGGTTTCCTTATGGTTCACTCAGTACCATATGTAAACGCCAATAAAGAGGTCCTGAAAGGGACCCTTATCACTAATCTTGTTTTAGTAGCCCCCGATGTTGTTGGTAAACCTAATACACACCAAATGTATTTCAATGGGGAACATCCCTGCCACCCTGATGGAAGAATATTAACAGCCATTCAGCACACCACTCCAAATCAAACACTTGGGAATGGCATCATAGGGAATCATTGGTTTTCCAATAAACCACCGTCAGGTAGCTATGATGATTATTATCATCAGATTACTAGTTACGTTAGGGTTATTGAGAGCCAAGCCAAAGCTATTGATGAAAATGTTTCAGCGAAAACATTTATTTCGCATTACCTTACTAATGATGAAGACATTTTCACATATCAAGATACAGCTTCAGCTCGTATTGGAACTGTTCAGCTCAACAATCTAATTGCAAATCAGAAAATAGCTATTATCGGGTTGGGTGGAACTGGCTCTTATATTTTAGATATGATATCTAAGACCTGTGTAAGTGAAATACACTTATATGATAAAGACCAATTCCAACAACATAACTCATTTCGTGCTCCTGGAGCCGCATCGATAGATGACTTAGAAAAAAAACAAACAAAATGTGATTACTATTATCAAACGTATAGTAATCTGAGAAATGGAGTCATTCCTCATAATGAAATGCTGTCAGAAACTAACTTACATGAACTAATTAATTATGATTTTATCTTCATAAGCATAGACAGCGCCACTTCACGTAAGATGATCACTGATTATCTATACCAACATAAAATCAGCTTTATTGATGTAGGTATGGGATTAAGTTTTACTGAAGACAAAAGCAGTATTTTCGGCACTTGTCGTTCTACATTATATGCAAAAGATATGGATGATACGCCTTTAAAATCACTGCCAACCATATCAAGAGATGATGAAGTATACAGATCAAATATTCAGTTGGTAGAATTAAACTGCCTAAATGCAGCATTTGCTGTCATACAATGGAAAAAACTATTTGGTTTTTATTGTGACGACATGAGTTCGTATGAAATGACTTACAGTTTAGGGTTAAACAAAATAGCAAATAAGGTTATGGAGAGAGTAGAATGA
- a CDS encoding DUF6527 family protein encodes MKTLSITFTEFIPEQLEEGILYVSMPYSTIAHLCACGCKNEVITPLSPLDWSMTYNGKEISLHPSIGNWQFPCRSHYWIRGNKIVWAGNMHNDIIENNRSANLALKMKKSETNITSHNYTETGMNDKPKQTSYFNQLMNTIREWLGYK; translated from the coding sequence ATGAAAACTCTATCCATTACTTTTACTGAATTTATCCCCGAGCAATTAGAAGAAGGCATCCTGTATGTTTCGATGCCATATTCTACGATAGCTCATCTATGTGCATGCGGATGTAAGAATGAGGTAATTACTCCACTTTCTCCACTTGATTGGAGTATGACTTATAATGGAAAAGAAATTTCATTACATCCATCTATAGGAAATTGGCAATTCCCATGTAGATCTCACTATTGGATAAGAGGCAATAAAATTGTCTGGGCCGGAAATATGCACAACGATATAATAGAAAATAATCGTAGTGCAAACTTAGCATTAAAAATGAAGAAATCTGAAACAAATATTACTTCACATAATTATACTGAAACCGGCATGAACGATAAACCTAAGCAAACCTCTTATTTCAATCAATTAATGAACACAATTAGAGAGTGGTTAGGATATAAGTAA
- a CDS encoding Tc toxin subunit A translates to MSTDNLLPVSEAESVIRLNKAGYRTVFDIVNKSRAHFIKTVPDIDATHAREIYRQAREHAETLKSLFRSWQLRQEPVIGGLKKLTTTSSPLLKETLLRNLGGDGDFSDLLARSTEYTDAASIQSLFSPGRYAAALYKVARNLHENGSAFDINKRRPDLQNLILSETTMNQEITSLDLLLEILQGNNSDHLNALSESFFPMTLPYDDKLTQINAALSAQGRTLNGIWDSLSDTQASSFAVDGYLTRSVSSPEVISGQRFFLKTEGEMVWLSHATAGGASLPGAHLNVGKPLAAAVQTAPLNITRKEGLLYLGIDGDVTLNGISLSGCYLMADSGEDNGKEGPYARMGNTKGNQQVSPTRHLAITLESDGNNGTWLKTSKGYIGVKSSGAADWPDALTVNEPTTATALLFTFCKDETGDTTISPEAMLPPDTTPNPPARTILNLTPLSYQLMANETLTQADIASHYGLKNGAQRSASDLATQLNDIPTFCQKTGLTFNQVLELTAQADYAHSATDAHNSCPFYKYGNTSREDVWKYGAAYLNSGLDDITQPDERLLWIQPEVRDTSGNITTPAALNFTDDTLVSLAGNAEKLIRLRNTTGLSFEMLDWVIVSASKAAGYDSPIPNSVVLRALAACVDLQERYGITPNTFVSFIGPVNPYARAQEKSFYESLFTLADQTGCIPLGGNVKCNGDAGSYESACFKALGVTSDEFVRIGRYCFGNVDRFKMSELTAGQIYRFGAIPRMLGLTFAEAECLWQLMAGGSDALLVALGRDTGFAAIDLIRRTEQVLSWMADNNLNLIQVQAMVSTVYNGTATAEMFTFLQNVYHSVKGSLSADGEMDDALHQKVCRALAGGFNLKANIMAQVTKWLDKTDASFTLDRYWANIKAFFGNAQNTTVEDLQKDTAGLVDATQRLSQLVLVARWLNLSEQDLMLLTDTPKQLDGSLPGTPQPDLPLLLLLTRFKRWQSQVTTSVDEALRLLPVLADGTAKAADVAEKIAVLHNLTADSVLRMNTLRFGNGKFPHSFAQLYSLLTWLRTGQMLNVGSAALHDLLTMAQSRVEAEDNVLIARVADTLTAGVSR, encoded by the coding sequence ATGTCCACAGATAATTTACTGCCTGTATCAGAGGCAGAGTCTGTTATCAGACTGAATAAAGCAGGCTATCGAACTGTTTTTGATATCGTAAATAAAAGTCGCGCTCATTTTATCAAAACTGTTCCAGATATAGATGCCACCCATGCGCGAGAAATTTATCGCCAGGCGCGAGAGCATGCGGAAACCTTAAAGAGCCTTTTCCGTTCCTGGCAGTTACGGCAGGAGCCGGTTATTGGCGGGCTGAAAAAGCTTACAACAACTTCATCCCCACTTCTTAAGGAAACCCTGCTGCGTAATTTGGGCGGAGATGGAGACTTTTCCGATCTCCTGGCACGCAGCACTGAATATACTGATGCGGCCTCCATTCAGTCCCTGTTCTCACCGGGGCGCTATGCCGCTGCTTTGTATAAGGTGGCCAGAAACCTCCATGAGAACGGCTCTGCATTTGATATCAATAAACGCCGCCCCGACCTGCAAAACCTAATCCTCAGCGAAACCACGATGAACCAGGAGATCACTTCTCTGGATCTTTTGCTTGAGATCCTGCAGGGCAATAACAGCGACCACCTTAACGCCCTGTCAGAAAGCTTCTTCCCCATGACATTGCCTTATGATGACAAGCTGACGCAAATCAACGCTGCCTTGAGCGCTCAGGGCCGCACGCTAAACGGTATCTGGGATAGCCTTTCTGACACACAGGCATCGTCCTTCGCCGTTGATGGGTACTTAACCCGCAGCGTTTCTTCCCCGGAGGTGATTTCAGGTCAACGGTTTTTCCTGAAAACGGAGGGTGAAATGGTCTGGCTGTCACACGCCACCGCTGGCGGTGCTTCTTTGCCGGGCGCACATCTGAATGTGGGAAAACCATTGGCTGCAGCAGTGCAGACTGCCCCTCTGAATATTACCCGGAAAGAGGGTTTGCTTTACCTGGGTATTGATGGCGACGTCACCCTTAATGGTATCTCTCTGTCTGGTTGTTATCTGATGGCAGACAGCGGTGAAGATAATGGAAAAGAAGGCCCCTACGCCCGTATGGGTAATACGAAAGGAAATCAGCAAGTCTCGCCAACCAGGCACCTGGCCATTACCCTGGAATCTGACGGTAACAATGGAACGTGGCTTAAAACCAGTAAAGGCTATATCGGAGTTAAGAGCAGCGGTGCTGCCGACTGGCCGGATGCGCTGACGGTAAATGAACCTACCACCGCGACAGCACTATTATTTACCTTCTGTAAGGATGAAACGGGCGACACCACGATTTCACCAGAAGCGATGCTGCCTCCAGATACTACCCCGAACCCACCGGCGCGAACCATACTGAATCTTACTCCGCTGAGTTATCAGTTGATGGCCAATGAGACGCTAACTCAGGCCGACATCGCCAGCCATTATGGTCTTAAAAATGGTGCTCAGCGTTCAGCCAGTGATTTAGCTACACAGCTGAATGATATTCCGACATTTTGTCAGAAAACCGGCCTTACTTTTAATCAGGTTCTGGAACTCACGGCCCAGGCTGATTATGCTCATAGTGCTACTGATGCACATAATAGTTGTCCTTTCTACAAATACGGTAATACGAGCCGTGAAGACGTCTGGAAATATGGCGCTGCATATTTGAATAGTGGTCTGGATGATATTACACAGCCTGACGAACGCCTGTTGTGGATCCAGCCAGAAGTACGTGATACCTCAGGAAATATCACCACACCAGCAGCCCTGAATTTCACAGATGACACCCTGGTTTCCCTTGCGGGAAATGCTGAAAAGCTTATTCGTCTGCGCAATACCACCGGCCTGTCTTTTGAAATGCTCGACTGGGTGATCGTTAGCGCATCAAAGGCAGCAGGTTACGATTCCCCGATACCCAACTCTGTGGTGCTCAGAGCCCTCGCAGCCTGTGTCGATTTGCAGGAACGCTATGGCATTACCCCAAATACGTTTGTCAGCTTTATTGGTCCGGTCAATCCGTATGCCCGTGCGCAGGAAAAAAGTTTTTACGAGAGTCTGTTCACCCTGGCGGATCAGACTGGCTGCATCCCGCTGGGCGGCAATGTTAAATGCAATGGCGACGCGGGAAGTTATGAGTCAGCCTGCTTTAAAGCCCTTGGCGTAACCAGCGACGAATTTGTCCGTATCGGCCGTTACTGCTTCGGTAATGTGGACAGGTTCAAAATGTCTGAGCTTACCGCCGGACAAATTTATCGCTTTGGCGCAATCCCCCGCATGCTGGGCCTGACGTTTGCTGAAGCGGAGTGTCTGTGGCAGCTGATGGCTGGTGGTTCTGATGCCCTCCTGGTTGCGCTTGGTCGTGATACCGGCTTTGCCGCCATTGACCTTATCCGTCGCACCGAACAGGTACTGAGCTGGATGGCGGATAACAACCTGAACCTGATTCAGGTCCAGGCGATGGTGAGCACGGTTTACAACGGCACAGCCACGGCTGAGATGTTCACTTTCCTGCAAAATGTCTATCACAGCGTGAAAGGGTCCCTCTCTGCTGACGGTGAAATGGACGATGCCCTGCATCAGAAGGTATGCCGTGCGCTGGCTGGCGGCTTTAATCTTAAAGCCAATATTATGGCTCAGGTAACGAAATGGCTGGATAAAACGGACGCCAGCTTCACGCTTGATCGCTACTGGGCGAACATCAAGGCGTTCTTTGGCAATGCGCAGAACACCACCGTGGAAGATTTGCAAAAGGATACCGCCGGACTGGTGGACGCGACGCAGCGCCTGAGCCAGCTGGTACTGGTAGCCCGCTGGCTGAATCTGAGCGAGCAGGACCTGATGCTGCTGACCGATACCCCCAAACAGCTGGATGGCTCTCTCCCTGGCACTCCGCAACCAGATTTGCCTCTGCTGCTGTTACTGACCCGCTTCAAACGCTGGCAGAGCCAGGTGACTACCTCCGTCGACGAAGCCCTGCGTTTGTTGCCGGTACTGGCGGATGGCACCGCAAAGGCCGCTGACGTGGCGGAGAAAATCGCGGTTCTTCATAACCTCACGGCGGACAGCGTCCTCAGGATGAACACGCTCCGGTTTGGCAACGGCAAATTCCCGCACAGTTTTGCGCAGCTGTATTCCCTGCTGACCTGGCTACGTACGGGTCAGATGCTCAACGTTGGCTCCGCCGCTTTGCATGACCTGCTGACCATGGCACAGAGTCGTGTCGAAGCGGAAGACAACGTCCTGATTGCCCGTGTGGCAGACACCCTGACTGCCGGCGTGAGCCGCTAG